TCAGGGAGAAGGAATGGAGGGAATTTGTTGAAGGTAAATTAGTAACCCTTGCGGAAACAGAGATGACAAATCGTAAGAAGCTGCGTTTTTATGTAGGAGGGGCTTCAGAATGTGAATTGGATAAACAGGGCAGAATAAAAATACCACCCTATCTCAAGGATTTTGCTGAGATAGATAAAGATGTCACAATATTGGGATTATATAATAAAATTGAAATTTGGAGTGAGGAAAAGTACAATAGCTATAAACCCAAGGGAGAGTCTTTGGAGGATTTAGCCAAGGATCTTGGTTTTTAATGAGTCACGAAAACAATCAAGTTCCTGATAATCTCTATTCGCATGCTCCGGTAATGTGTAGGGAGGTGCTGGAGTATACCCAGGGAGCGTTAAATGTAGGAATAGGACTCCTGGTAGATTGCACCCTTGGAGAGG
This genomic stretch from Spirochaetota bacterium harbors:
- the mraZ gene encoding division/cell wall cluster transcriptional repressor MraZ, with translation MFMGEYHPTLDEKCRVAIPVKLRRAYGEDAIINRLVITHGFDKCIMAFREKEWREFVEGKLVTLAETEMTNRKKLRFYVGGASECELDKQGRIKIPPYLKDFAEIDKDVTILGLYNKIEIWSEEKYNSYKPKGESLEDLAKDLGF